One Pelmatolapia mariae isolate MD_Pm_ZW linkage group LG1, Pm_UMD_F_2, whole genome shotgun sequence genomic window, CTCACTGACTTAAAATGGAGTTTGCTATGGTGGGCGCGGACGGTGGGTGCAACAGCCACCTGCCTTACGGATATGCCCAGGCTCGCGCGCGGGAGAGGGAGCGCGAGAGGGAGCGCCAGGCTGCCCACACCAGAGCGGCGGCCGCAGCGGCTGCTGCCGAAGGTGGAACGTGCACGgagggaggtggaggaggaggaggtagcTGCGGTGGCGTCGGGGGGTCCACCTCCAACACCTCCTCGAGCGCTCATCCCCTTAACAACCGCCAGCATCAGTCTCGCGCCGCCTCCTCCGCGAACGCCAACATCAGCAGCGGCGGTACCGCCTCgcgcccctcctcctcctccttcacctccaccaccacctccacctcctcctcgcAGCAGAACCAGCAGGAGcccgagcagcagcagagatttGTCCGAGAGCGGAAAAAGCAGCGCGGCGTCGGACGCTGGAGACGGAACCGGGGCACTCTCGGTGGGGACCTGCGCCACTCCGAGCTGGCTCTGCTCGGATCCGAGGAGGACATCatgatagaggaggaagaggccGAAGGAgccgaggaagaggaggaggagggggaggggggcggGGGCGACCGGGGGAGCAAAAGGTCGAGTTTTTTGTGCAACAtggatgatgaggaggagacCGTGTCGATCACCGACAGGCGGCCCCAGTCCGGATACGAAAACGTTTACAGCGAGTGCGGCTGCTGCGAGAGAGTTGTCATCAACGTGTCGGGTCTGAAGTTTGAAACTCAGCTCAAGACGCTCACTCAGTTCCCGGACACGCTCCTGGGAGATCCGGACAAGAGGATCAGGTACTTCGACCCGCTGAGGAACGAATACTTCTTCGACCGGAACCGACCGAGTTTTGACGCCATTCTTTACTACTACCAGTCAGGCGGGCGCTTAAAAAGACCAGTCAACGTCCCATTTGACATATTTTCCGAGGAGGTCAAGTTTTATGAACTCGGGGAGGAGGCGATACTAAAGTTTCGGGAGGATGAGGGCTTCGtcaaagaggaggagaaacctCTGCCGGAGGATGAGTTCAAGCGCCAGATTTGGCTGCTCTTTGAGTATCCGGAGAGCTCGAGCCCTGCCAGGGGGATCGCGGTCGTGTCC contains:
- the kcna4 gene encoding potassium voltage-gated channel subfamily A member 1, translated to MEFAMVGADGGCNSHLPYGYAQARARERERERERQAAHTRAAAAAAAAEGGTCTEGGGGGGGSCGGVGGSTSNTSSSAHPLNNRQHQSRAASSANANISSGGTASRPSSSSFTSTTTSTSSSQQNQQEPEQQQRFVRERKKQRGVGRWRRNRGTLGGDLRHSELALLGSEEDIMIEEEEAEGAEEEEEEGEGGGGDRGSKRSSFLCNMDDEEETVSITDRRPQSGYENVYSECGCCERVVINVSGLKFETQLKTLTQFPDTLLGDPDKRIRYFDPLRNEYFFDRNRPSFDAILYYYQSGGRLKRPVNVPFDIFSEEVKFYELGEEAILKFREDEGFVKEEEKPLPEDEFKRQIWLLFEYPESSSPARGIAVVSVLVIVISIVIFCLETLPEFRDDKEYLQPRNNSSQPDHGFTPFNDPFFVVETVCIIWFSFEIIVRFFASPSKAHFFKNIMNSIDIVSILPYFITLGTDLAQHQGNGQHAMSFAILRIIRLVRVFRIFKLSRHSKGLQILGHTLRASMRELALLIFFLVIGVILFSSAVYFAEADEPTSQFTSIPDAFWWAVVTMTTVGYGDMKPITVGGKIVGSLCAIAGVLTIALPVPVIVSNFNYFYHRETDNEDQSPVVESMPPGCPYFPDFLRKFKGSPSGSSLGDKAEYMEMEEGVTESLCGLDKSPSKGNGTDISRKNSTNSKSIQTDV